Proteins from one Ranitomeya variabilis isolate aRanVar5 chromosome 1, aRanVar5.hap1, whole genome shotgun sequence genomic window:
- the LOC143793247 gene encoding uncharacterized protein LOC143793247, with protein MSKMHPSFLHINLKEISTSGKTAKTRGYYARGEFLSIEEIYKCLSIYKNLKHAGKIMKDNIESVINDDFLHVPLEFPVLALQHVTSQDLAKKILESKSFKGRIHERSEFNHLSFWSADISTDDIEKGHLQMYETMRMKVKAEELDTFHVEMMREQFANSPAFNKSASSYGNFNFSLPLSLLLCRYKTQHCKGKEPQLRILGTDIYKQEIAHYIIVHNPDNKDFEDLRMVATMPTTSQNPKIVTWMDETLHWRPQSTSSSLHLSISDNSCQSRMYSPRKQRMPHRKMRPREPSCVWNHLVFAFHLPNDAKLQFPIRYLLRNLTPCHALQPFIKLDPILKIQAQEIIWRFKKDFLESSQDSRKPPPPPHSAKLKKDSSETKQQQEASGPGM; from the exons ATGTCTAAGATGCATCCAAGTTTTCTGCACATCAACCTGAAGGAAATAAGTACTTCTGGTAAAACTGCTAAGACCAGAGGCTACTATGCAAGAGGAGAGTTCCTAAGTATTGAAGAGATCTACAAGTGCTTATCAATATATAAGAATCTGAAACATGCAGGGAAGATCATGAAGGACAACATTGAAAGTGTTATCAATGATGATTTTCTTCACGTTCCTCTTGAATTCCCCGTCCTGGCTCTGCAGCATGTCACCTCTCAAGATCTTGCAAAGAAAATTCTGGAATCCAAATCCTTCAAGGGCAGAATACATGAAAGATCTGAATTTAATCACCTTTCCTTCTGGAGTGCAGATATCTCCACAGATGACATTGAAAAGGGTCATCTCCAGATGTATGAGACAATGAGGATGAAGGTGAAAGCAGAAGAACTGGATACTTTCCATGTGGAGATGATGAGGGAACAATTCGCCAACTCTCCGGCTTTCAATAAATCGGCTTCTTCTTATGGGAACTTTAATTTCTCCCTTCCGCTGTCTCTTCTGCTATGTAGATATAAGACCCAGCACTGTAAGGGTAAAGAACCCCAGCTCCGGATACTGGGCACTGACATCTACAAGCAGGAGATTGCTCATTACATCATAGTGCACAATCCTGATAACAAGGACTTTGAAGACCTCCGGATGGTGGCCACCATGCCAACCACATCCCAGAATCCAAAAATTGTCACTTGGATGGATGAGACCTTGCATTGGAGACCACAATCTACCTCCAGCTCCTTGCATTTAAGCATATCTGATAATTCCTGCCAAAGCAGAATGTATAGCCCACGGAAACAACGCATGCCTCATCGTAAAATGCGTCCTCGAGAGCCCAGCTGTGTGTGGAACCATCTGGTGTTTGCTTTCCATCTTCCTAATGATGCTAAACTCCAGTTCCCCATCAGGTACCTGCTCAGGAATCTGACGCCTTGCCATGCATTGCAACCCTTCATAAAACTGGATCCTATCCTGAAAATCCAAGCACAAGAAATAATCTGGAGATTTAAGAAGGATTTTCTGGAGTCGTCTCAGGATTCAAG gaagcctcctcctcctcctcattctgcaaaactgaaaaaagattCTTCGGAAACAAAGCAACAGCAGGAAGCCTCAGGACCAGGGATGTAG